The Candidatus Koribacter versatilis Ellin345 genome has a segment encoding these proteins:
- a CDS encoding TonB-dependent receptor, giving the protein MVGTVTDPTGANVPNVTITITHIETGQVRNVTTNSEGQFAAAALPIGHYNITAQSEGFGVAQKTNVALNVGDRTRIDFALAVGSTKQTVTVEANAVQVQTQTGEVSTVIDGKQVAQLSTNGRSVYTLYALTPGASSVQGDFITPTPVSGDSNVSINGQRPGHNLQILDGGENLDRGGSSASVMPSLEAIAEFTNMTSNYSAEYGLSSAATITTAVKSGTNRFHASAWEFLRNDALDARNYFNPAPAKVAELRYNNFGFNVGGQVPLWKDHPTFFFYNQEWRRLVQGGQLNQTVPLASAYPDANGTGTGAVIPTTLPNGDPNIITVPTGIANFGANCSGAVRASLIPGQPFPANTIPDCLIDPNSQSLLKAGIFPLPTNGVQFQGGNNSPTNVTEEIVRIDHQFSSKFSIFGHWIAEQVSQTYGTTQWSGDNVPTISDVFGNPSFSGVIHTTYTISPTLLNEASFNYNGNRIHIIPQGLVSAPGDFTFNRLFTGPNDQTRIPSIALSGSTGTNYTSNWTPWNNAANDYQVRDDVTWSKGAHQLKMGGSWALYTKVQDAFANTQGNFSFNGGFSGNDFADFLLGYAQQYTEDAVKISGNWNNVSWAAYVQDNWRVTHRLTLNLGLRWDGVPHTYEANNQSSNFYRNLYDPANAATFDANGNICSANSVPACPGGPSPGLGTSSNPILSGVGFYVNGIGIGGLNGVPNGLVNNHWAAFGPRLGFAYDLTGQGKSVVRGGFGIMYERIQGNDMYNGAVNPPNDLQPLLNSVSLSNPGYNIKTGNSITAAALPVLPLVVSGIDSENYKLPVNYQYSFGFQQSLGEASVLGISYVGSQSRHQNDYRQINLPAITSLPALLASNGAGINQQMPYLGFGDIRLAENEANASYNSLQVDLRGNLKRDFQYQFGYTWSKAIDAATSNGSGGDLNNVTNPYVGWQYDKGPSPFDRTHIAFANFVYSIPLFNNNDSRAVRTILGGWQVSGIVTMESGAPLAIGLSGSNVSSLFNGGFVTNSGNRPNVNGAVTYPQSVNEWFDTSAFSAPTCTTGPDCWGDLGHNTVRGPGRDNWNLSLFKSFTLNDRGSRIEFRADSFNTWNHTQFKGDYNNGGISTNFGSGNFGAVTAAFDPREFQFGLKLVF; this is encoded by the coding sequence GTGGTCGGGACAGTTACCGATCCTACCGGCGCGAATGTTCCTAACGTGACGATCACCATCACCCATATCGAAACGGGTCAAGTCCGTAACGTCACGACTAACAGCGAAGGACAGTTCGCAGCGGCAGCGCTGCCCATCGGACACTACAACATCACTGCGCAGTCCGAAGGCTTCGGTGTCGCGCAGAAAACCAACGTCGCCCTCAACGTGGGCGATCGTACCCGCATTGACTTTGCTCTTGCCGTGGGGTCCACGAAGCAGACCGTAACGGTGGAAGCGAATGCAGTTCAAGTGCAAACCCAGACCGGCGAAGTCAGCACGGTCATCGACGGTAAACAAGTTGCGCAACTGTCTACCAATGGCAGAAGCGTTTACACCCTATACGCATTGACTCCGGGCGCCTCGAGTGTGCAAGGAGACTTCATCACGCCAACGCCGGTAAGCGGCGACAGTAACGTGAGCATCAACGGCCAGCGGCCAGGCCACAACCTGCAGATCCTCGATGGCGGCGAGAACCTCGATCGCGGCGGCAGCAGCGCGAGTGTGATGCCTTCGCTCGAAGCGATCGCAGAATTCACGAACATGACGTCGAACTACAGCGCCGAGTATGGCCTGTCGTCCGCCGCAACCATTACCACCGCAGTCAAGTCGGGCACCAACCGGTTCCACGCGTCGGCGTGGGAGTTCCTCCGCAACGATGCTTTGGACGCACGTAACTACTTCAACCCGGCGCCGGCGAAAGTTGCCGAACTCCGCTACAACAACTTCGGCTTCAATGTCGGCGGTCAAGTGCCGCTCTGGAAAGACCATCCGACATTCTTCTTCTACAACCAGGAATGGCGCCGGTTGGTGCAGGGTGGACAGTTGAACCAGACTGTGCCGCTCGCGAGCGCGTATCCGGATGCGAACGGAACGGGAACGGGCGCAGTGATTCCGACAACCCTGCCGAACGGGGACCCGAACATCATCACCGTTCCGACGGGCATTGCGAACTTCGGGGCGAATTGTTCCGGCGCCGTGCGTGCATCGTTGATTCCGGGCCAACCGTTCCCCGCGAATACCATCCCAGATTGCCTGATCGATCCGAACTCGCAATCGTTGCTGAAGGCAGGTATTTTCCCCTTGCCGACGAACGGCGTGCAGTTCCAAGGCGGAAACAACTCGCCGACGAACGTGACGGAAGAGATCGTTCGTATTGACCACCAGTTCTCGTCCAAGTTCTCGATCTTCGGGCACTGGATTGCTGAGCAGGTGTCGCAGACGTATGGCACCACGCAGTGGAGCGGCGACAACGTCCCGACGATCAGCGACGTTTTCGGCAACCCGTCATTCAGCGGGGTGATCCACACCACATACACGATCAGCCCAACCCTGCTCAACGAGGCGTCGTTTAACTACAACGGCAACCGCATCCACATCATCCCGCAGGGACTGGTTTCGGCGCCCGGCGACTTCACCTTCAATCGCTTGTTTACCGGTCCGAACGATCAGACCCGTATTCCGTCCATCGCGCTGAGCGGCAGCACGGGCACCAACTACACCTCCAACTGGACGCCATGGAACAACGCCGCAAACGACTACCAGGTTCGCGACGATGTCACGTGGTCCAAGGGCGCTCACCAGCTCAAGATGGGCGGCAGCTGGGCCTTGTACACCAAGGTTCAGGATGCTTTCGCCAATACCCAGGGCAATTTCTCTTTCAACGGTGGATTTAGCGGCAATGACTTTGCCGACTTCCTCCTCGGATATGCACAGCAGTACACCGAGGATGCGGTGAAGATCAGTGGGAATTGGAACAACGTATCCTGGGCAGCCTATGTTCAAGACAACTGGCGCGTAACTCACCGGTTGACCCTGAACCTCGGACTTCGTTGGGACGGTGTACCTCACACCTACGAAGCGAACAATCAATCGTCCAACTTCTACCGCAACCTCTACGATCCCGCGAATGCGGCGACGTTCGATGCGAACGGGAACATCTGCAGCGCAAACTCGGTTCCTGCTTGTCCAGGTGGACCCAGCCCGGGCTTGGGTACAAGTTCGAACCCAATCCTCAGCGGTGTGGGGTTCTATGTGAACGGCATCGGCATCGGTGGTTTGAACGGCGTTCCCAATGGACTGGTGAACAACCATTGGGCAGCGTTCGGACCTCGTCTGGGCTTCGCCTATGACCTTACTGGACAGGGCAAGAGCGTGGTTCGTGGCGGCTTCGGCATCATGTATGAGCGCATTCAGGGCAACGATATGTACAACGGTGCCGTGAACCCGCCCAACGACTTGCAGCCACTGCTAAACAGTGTCTCCCTCTCTAACCCGGGATACAACATTAAGACTGGCAATTCGATCACAGCAGCGGCCCTGCCGGTGTTGCCACTCGTGGTGAGCGGTATTGATTCGGAAAACTACAAACTTCCCGTCAACTACCAGTACAGCTTCGGGTTCCAGCAGTCGCTCGGTGAAGCGTCGGTCCTCGGTATCTCGTATGTTGGCAGCCAGTCACGCCATCAGAACGATTATCGCCAGATCAATCTTCCGGCGATCACCTCGTTGCCCGCTCTGTTAGCGAGCAACGGCGCCGGCATCAATCAACAAATGCCCTACCTCGGTTTCGGCGATATTCGCCTGGCCGAGAACGAGGCGAACGCCAGCTACAACTCCCTGCAGGTCGACCTGCGAGGTAACTTGAAGCGGGACTTCCAGTATCAGTTCGGCTACACATGGTCGAAGGCCATTGACGCAGCCACCAGCAACGGAAGCGGCGGCGATCTCAACAACGTAACCAACCCGTACGTCGGATGGCAGTACGATAAAGGACCCTCTCCGTTCGATCGTACGCATATCGCGTTCGCAAACTTCGTGTACTCGATTCCTCTGTTCAACAACAACGACAGCCGTGCAGTAAGAACGATTCTCGGCGGCTGGCAGGTGTCGGGAATTGTGACCATGGAGTCGGGTGCGCCCTTGGCAATCGGCTTGAGCGGTAGCAATGTCTCGAGTTTGTTCAACGGCGGCTTCGTAACGAACAGTGGTAATCGGCCCAACGTGAATGGAGCGGTCACCTACCCGCAATCCGTGAACGAATGGTTCGACACCTCCGCATTCTCGGCTCCCACTTGCACGACCGGACCGGACTGCTGGGGCGACCTCGGCCACAATACGGTCCGCGGTCCTGGGCGTGACAACTGGAACCTCTCACTGTTCAAGAGCTTCACTCTGAACGATCGCGGCAGTCGGATCGAATTCCGGGCAGATTCGTTTAACACCTGGAACCACACGCAGTTTAAGGGTGATTACAACAACGGCGGCATCAGCACAAACTTCGGCTCCGGTAACTTCGGGGCGGTAACCGCCGCATTCGACCCGCGCGAATTTCAGTTCGGGCTCAAACTCGTGTTTTAA
- a CDS encoding tetratricopeptide repeat protein, producing the protein MGNLIVARGCFVVVSLFFLPYFVFAQAPDPSAAIAFEQQGKLQEAERTWREVIKQNPKDAGAFASLGVVLSKEQKYQEAAAADRKALTLDPSLPGVQLNLGLAEFKRNNFVAAIPPLKAAYAADPASKQAVTLLGLSYYGSKQFAEASKYLGIAAKADPANIELHQVLAQSCLSARNYDCALEEFRQISAQNPQSAAVHMLTGEALDGTGHTAAAIEEFKAAVNISPREPNLHFGLGYLFWKSHQYDDAKAEFEKELAIDSDHALALGYLGDIAMKQNRLEEASKFLRKAISAKPDLRMAYVDLGSVLTEQKQYEEAMEALKHAIKLDPSQPDAHFKLGRVLQRLGRSEESRKELAKVRELHEQADAPLATQLPESAAPLPK; encoded by the coding sequence ATGGGGAACCTGATTGTGGCGCGGGGCTGTTTTGTCGTCGTATCGCTTTTTTTTCTTCCGTATTTCGTATTCGCCCAGGCCCCCGATCCTTCCGCAGCCATCGCCTTTGAACAACAAGGGAAACTCCAGGAAGCGGAGAGGACCTGGCGCGAGGTCATCAAGCAAAATCCCAAAGATGCGGGTGCCTTTGCCAGTCTGGGTGTAGTCCTGTCGAAGGAACAGAAATATCAGGAGGCCGCTGCAGCTGATCGCAAAGCGCTCACGCTTGATCCTTCTCTGCCGGGGGTGCAACTCAATCTTGGACTGGCGGAGTTCAAGCGAAATAACTTCGTAGCAGCCATACCGCCACTCAAAGCCGCCTACGCCGCGGATCCAGCCAGTAAGCAGGCGGTGACTTTACTTGGTTTGAGTTACTACGGGTCGAAGCAATTTGCCGAGGCAAGCAAGTATCTCGGAATCGCCGCCAAGGCAGATCCAGCCAACATTGAATTGCATCAGGTGCTGGCGCAAAGCTGTCTCTCCGCCCGGAATTACGACTGTGCGCTCGAGGAATTCCGCCAAATCTCCGCCCAGAATCCGCAATCGGCCGCGGTTCATATGCTCACCGGCGAGGCGCTCGATGGAACAGGACACACCGCTGCCGCCATTGAGGAATTCAAAGCCGCGGTCAACATCTCACCGCGCGAGCCTAATCTGCACTTTGGGCTCGGTTATCTTTTCTGGAAGTCGCACCAATATGACGACGCCAAAGCCGAATTTGAGAAAGAACTCGCGATCGATTCGGATCACGCTCTCGCCTTGGGCTATCTTGGCGATATCGCCATGAAACAGAATCGGCTGGAAGAAGCCTCAAAGTTCCTCCGCAAGGCGATCAGTGCCAAGCCTGATCTTCGAATGGCATATGTAGATCTCGGTTCCGTGCTGACCGAACAAAAGCAGTATGAGGAAGCCATGGAAGCTCTCAAGCACGCCATCAAACTCGATCCGAGCCAACCGGATGCACACTTTAAACTCGGCCGAGTTCTGCAGCGACTCGGGCGGTCCGAGGAATCGCGCAAAGAGCTGGCCAAGGTGCGCGAACTTCATGAGCAGGCCGACGCCCCGCTTGCCACACAATTGCCGGAGTCTGCCGCCCCGCTGCCGAAATGA
- a CDS encoding TolC family protein: MGQTATRITLDEAVDLALAKSPALQAQRTLILQNEAQEITANLRPNPTLGADSQFVPIFSPQDFSGDYLDQAQQFDIGVGYLFERGHKRQRRLQAARDQTAVTKAQVADAERTLAFNIGQQFVSVLLAESTLDFASQDLKSFQQTVDISETQYKAGYISEGDYLKIKLQLLQFQTDVSSARLAKVQALAGLRQSLGYNTVPVDFDVAGDLAFQPLKGRVEDLQILAMRERPDFRASQLGVTAAQSQIQLAKANAKVDVNGTYDVSHVAGATSGSIFVSFDLPIFNRNQGEIARTRYALTQAQAQEQAANDTVMTDVLNAYEAVGSNEQVVQLYISGYLKESQDSRDISEYAYKRGAASLLDYLDAERSFRSVQLAYRQSLASYMTAIEQLKEAVGTRKLP; this comes from the coding sequence ATGGGGCAGACTGCGACTCGCATCACCCTCGATGAGGCGGTGGATCTCGCCCTTGCGAAAAGCCCTGCGTTACAGGCGCAGCGCACGCTGATCTTGCAGAACGAGGCACAGGAGATTACTGCCAATCTTCGACCAAATCCCACGTTAGGGGCGGACAGCCAATTCGTTCCGATTTTCAGCCCGCAGGACTTTTCCGGAGACTACCTCGATCAAGCACAGCAGTTCGATATTGGCGTCGGGTATCTCTTCGAACGCGGTCACAAGCGGCAGAGGCGTTTACAAGCGGCCCGTGATCAGACGGCCGTCACGAAGGCTCAGGTGGCCGACGCCGAGCGCACCCTCGCTTTCAACATAGGGCAGCAATTCGTAAGCGTATTGCTCGCAGAATCCACCTTGGACTTCGCTTCGCAGGACTTGAAGAGCTTTCAGCAGACGGTCGATATCAGCGAAACGCAATATAAGGCTGGATACATCAGCGAAGGCGATTACCTGAAGATCAAGCTGCAATTGTTGCAGTTTCAGACGGACGTCTCTTCTGCACGACTTGCTAAGGTTCAAGCGCTCGCGGGATTGCGGCAATCGCTCGGATACAACACGGTTCCCGTCGACTTTGACGTAGCCGGCGACCTAGCTTTTCAGCCGCTGAAGGGGAGAGTGGAGGATCTGCAGATTCTGGCCATGCGCGAGCGGCCTGATTTCCGAGCCTCTCAGCTAGGCGTGACCGCAGCACAAAGCCAGATTCAACTCGCCAAGGCCAACGCCAAAGTAGACGTAAATGGCACCTACGACGTCTCACATGTCGCCGGCGCGACGAGCGGGTCCATCTTCGTGAGTTTCGATCTTCCCATCTTTAATCGGAACCAGGGAGAAATCGCGCGCACCCGGTATGCTCTCACTCAGGCGCAGGCGCAGGAACAAGCAGCGAATGACACGGTCATGACAGATGTATTGAATGCTTACGAGGCAGTCGGCAGCAACGAGCAGGTGGTGCAGTTGTACATTTCCGGATACCTCAAGGAATCGCAGGATTCTCGTGACATCAGCGAGTATGCCTACAAGCGCGGTGCCGCCAGCCTGTTGGATTACCTCGACGCCGAGCGCAGTTTTCGCTCAGTGCAACTGGCGTATCGCCAATCACTGGCGTCTTACATGACGGCAATCGAACAACTTAAGGAAGCTGTAGGGACGAGGAAGCTGCCATGA
- a CDS encoding efflux RND transporter periplasmic adaptor subunit — MMIFNRTWQRLAPAAILAALALVLSSCQGGGAKSSNTREGGNPTNPELFTVPSDQLSHVQIITVEPTALTRSLRLTGAVAYNSFHTTPVITQVSGPVSRVVVVPGQNVHQGEPMLYVASPDFSQLRTNYLKAKDAYALSQKAFARAKDLYDHHAISEQNLEQAESAEVQAGGDLVAAQSALKVLGITDPDELVRTAPTFEVPVKAPISGLVVEQNVAVGQLIQPGSTQCFTISDVSTVWVLVNVYQKDLPYVRVGDTVEIQTDAYPDVFHGRISYIAASLDPNTRTLQARIETNNPGGKLKKDMYVTATVNAGEIKNALVLPDAAILRDNENQPFVYTETASEQFGRRPVTLGESVNGKTEITSGLKTGDKVVGNGSLFLQFANSLQR, encoded by the coding sequence ATGATGATTTTCAATCGAACGTGGCAGCGATTGGCGCCGGCGGCGATTCTTGCCGCGCTCGCGCTCGTGCTGTCGAGTTGCCAGGGTGGCGGAGCGAAGAGCAGCAACACTCGTGAGGGGGGCAATCCCACGAATCCAGAGCTGTTCACCGTTCCTAGCGACCAACTATCCCACGTCCAGATCATCACCGTTGAACCGACTGCGCTCACTCGCTCGCTACGTTTAACAGGTGCGGTCGCGTACAACAGCTTCCACACGACCCCAGTGATCACACAGGTAAGCGGCCCAGTGAGCCGAGTCGTTGTGGTTCCCGGACAGAACGTGCACCAGGGCGAACCGATGCTCTATGTAGCGAGCCCGGATTTTTCGCAGCTCCGCACCAATTACCTGAAGGCGAAGGATGCTTACGCGCTGTCGCAAAAGGCATTTGCACGCGCGAAAGACCTCTACGATCACCACGCCATCTCGGAACAAAACCTGGAGCAGGCGGAATCGGCAGAAGTGCAGGCGGGGGGTGACCTGGTTGCGGCGCAATCGGCTCTCAAGGTGTTAGGCATTACCGACCCGGATGAGCTGGTCAGGACTGCGCCGACCTTCGAAGTTCCAGTGAAGGCTCCTATCAGCGGCTTGGTAGTGGAGCAAAACGTCGCTGTTGGACAACTCATCCAGCCGGGATCCACACAATGCTTCACGATTTCCGACGTAAGCACCGTGTGGGTGTTGGTAAATGTCTATCAAAAAGACTTGCCGTACGTGCGTGTCGGCGACACGGTTGAGATCCAGACCGATGCTTATCCCGACGTGTTTCACGGCCGCATCTCGTACATTGCAGCCTCGTTGGATCCCAACACGCGGACGTTGCAAGCTCGTATCGAGACGAACAATCCGGGCGGGAAATTGAAGAAAGACATGTACGTGACAGCAACTGTCAATGCGGGCGAGATTAAGAATGCACTGGTTTTGCCTGATGCGGCGATTCTCCGAGATAACGAGAATCAACCATTCGTGTATACCGAGACCGCCTCGGAACAGTTTGGCAGGCGACCGGTGACGCTTGGCGAAAGCGTGAATGGAAAAACTGAAATCACCAGCGGCCTCAAAACCGGCGACAAAGTTGTGGGGAACGGGAGCTTGTTCTTGCAGTTTGCGAACTCGCTGCAACGCTAA
- a CDS encoding efflux RND transporter permease subunit gives MIHRIVHAALRQKFFVLMLTAFITVAGILSFQRMPVDAYPDLAPPQVEIITQWPDHAAEEVERLVTLPLELEMNGVPHLVVMRSISLYGLSDVRLTFTDTTNDYFARQIVFERLAQATLPTGVTPSLAPLFSPSGLVYRYVLESPDRSPQELKTIEDWVVERAYRAVPGVADDSGFGGTTMQYQVLLDPARIYGYHLTVPQVTAALTANNSNAGGGFYSQGGQFYYVRGIGLLRNTEDIGNVVVGANKGVPIRVRDVGDVIIGHAPRLGQFGFQRNDDAVEGVILMLRGEQTQNVLKDVEAKTQELNSRILPPDVKVHPFYDRSDLVDLTTDTVEANLLRGMVLVLVVLIFFLVSFRAAVIVALTIPLSLLFAFIVLHAHDVAANLLSIGAIDFGIVIDGTVVMVENIYRELSLREGQTYSLHEVILTAARDVDRPIFYSVAVILAGYLPIYALSGPSGKLFHPMAETMCFALVGALILTLTLVPVLASYWFKKGVREKSNRAFEWMKRIYAVQLDWALERPKTTIVIAALIFGATLLLVPFIGGEFMPHLDEGALWVRATMPYTISFEEASSIAPQIRNILMSYPQVTVVGSELGRPDDGTDPTGFFNCEFYVGLKPYKNKAWEGDISDKQELIDSINKKLTAFPGIIFNYTQPAEDAVDEALTGLKSSLAVKIYGDDLNVLQDKAIQIKNTLSKVRGFTNLTVVRELGQPSLLVEVDRDKIARYGINVSDVQAVISAAVGGQAVTQVIQGEKLFDLVVRMQPQFRSSAGEIGNLLVGTPDGQQIPLSQLANIRQGNGAAFIYRENNSRYIGVQYSIEGRDLERAVRDGQRAVKQAVTLPQGYSMEWGGEYSQFLDARSQMYFIGPLAVVLIFLILFALYGNFKFPMTIAIGVIITEPVGALIALKITNTPFSVSSVLGLLALLGVSVETAVILVSYINKLRKEGLEIRPAIREASLLRLRPIMMTALVACLGLLPAALSTGIGSDTQRPFAIVIVAGLISRLFIGFFVNPVLYEMVARKGDVLQV, from the coding sequence ATGATTCATAGAATCGTCCACGCAGCTCTGCGGCAAAAATTTTTTGTACTGATGCTTACCGCTTTTATCACGGTGGCAGGAATTCTCTCGTTCCAACGGATGCCGGTAGATGCCTATCCGGATCTCGCCCCGCCGCAGGTTGAGATCATCACCCAGTGGCCCGATCACGCCGCCGAAGAAGTCGAGCGCTTGGTCACCTTGCCGCTGGAACTGGAAATGAATGGCGTGCCGCATCTCGTGGTGATGCGGTCGATCTCTCTCTATGGCCTTTCCGATGTCCGACTGACCTTCACGGATACAACCAACGACTACTTCGCACGACAGATCGTGTTTGAGCGGCTCGCGCAAGCCACTCTACCTACCGGTGTCACCCCGTCTCTCGCTCCACTCTTCAGCCCGAGCGGCCTGGTTTATCGCTATGTGCTCGAGAGTCCCGATCGAAGTCCACAGGAACTGAAGACCATTGAGGACTGGGTGGTTGAGAGGGCGTATCGGGCCGTTCCCGGTGTTGCCGACGACTCCGGCTTCGGCGGAACCACCATGCAGTATCAGGTGCTCCTGGATCCGGCACGGATTTACGGATACCACCTGACCGTTCCCCAAGTTACGGCTGCCTTGACAGCCAATAACTCGAACGCCGGCGGCGGATTCTACTCGCAGGGAGGCCAGTTTTACTACGTTCGCGGAATCGGCCTCTTACGCAACACAGAAGATATCGGCAACGTCGTTGTCGGGGCGAATAAAGGTGTACCGATTCGTGTCCGCGACGTTGGGGACGTCATAATTGGGCACGCGCCCCGCCTTGGCCAGTTCGGATTCCAGAGAAACGATGACGCCGTTGAGGGCGTCATCCTGATGCTTCGCGGAGAACAGACTCAGAATGTCCTGAAGGATGTTGAGGCAAAGACGCAGGAGTTGAACAGTCGGATTCTGCCGCCCGACGTAAAGGTTCACCCCTTCTACGATCGCAGCGATCTCGTCGATCTCACGACCGACACGGTCGAGGCAAACTTGCTTCGCGGTATGGTGCTGGTCCTGGTTGTCTTGATCTTCTTCCTGGTCAGCTTCCGGGCCGCGGTGATCGTTGCACTCACTATTCCCCTCTCGCTCCTGTTCGCCTTCATCGTTCTCCACGCACACGATGTAGCTGCCAACCTCCTTTCGATCGGCGCCATCGACTTCGGTATTGTTATCGACGGAACCGTCGTGATGGTGGAGAACATCTATCGCGAGCTCTCGCTGCGCGAAGGGCAGACGTACAGCCTCCATGAAGTGATCCTCACCGCCGCGAGAGACGTCGATCGTCCTATCTTCTATTCTGTCGCGGTCATTCTTGCCGGTTACTTGCCGATTTACGCGTTGAGCGGTCCATCGGGAAAACTCTTTCATCCGATGGCCGAGACCATGTGTTTTGCTCTGGTTGGAGCGCTCATTCTCACCCTTACCCTGGTCCCGGTGCTGGCTTCCTACTGGTTCAAGAAGGGCGTCCGCGAAAAATCGAATCGCGCCTTCGAGTGGATGAAGCGCATCTACGCCGTGCAACTCGACTGGGCACTCGAACGGCCGAAAACCACGATTGTGATTGCCGCTCTCATTTTCGGAGCGACGTTGTTGCTCGTTCCTTTTATCGGCGGCGAATTCATGCCGCACCTGGATGAAGGCGCGCTCTGGGTACGCGCCACCATGCCGTACACGATCTCCTTCGAAGAAGCGAGCAGCATCGCTCCCCAGATACGCAACATATTGATGTCGTATCCGCAAGTCACCGTAGTTGGATCTGAACTGGGGCGCCCTGACGATGGCACCGACCCCACCGGATTTTTTAACTGCGAGTTCTATGTCGGTTTGAAACCGTACAAGAACAAGGCGTGGGAAGGCGACATAAGCGACAAGCAGGAACTCATTGATTCGATCAATAAGAAGCTGACTGCGTTTCCGGGAATCATTTTCAATTACACGCAGCCGGCCGAAGATGCCGTGGACGAAGCGCTTACTGGGCTGAAGAGTTCGCTGGCTGTCAAGATTTACGGCGACGATCTCAACGTACTTCAGGACAAGGCCATCCAGATCAAGAACACGCTATCGAAGGTTCGAGGGTTTACGAATCTCACGGTCGTTCGAGAATTGGGCCAGCCGAGCCTGCTCGTAGAAGTTGACCGCGACAAGATCGCACGCTATGGAATCAACGTCTCGGATGTGCAGGCTGTGATTTCGGCGGCGGTCGGTGGCCAAGCGGTCACGCAGGTCATCCAGGGAGAAAAGCTTTTTGATCTTGTCGTGCGAATGCAGCCACAATTCCGCAGCAGCGCCGGCGAGATTGGCAACCTTCTCGTTGGTACGCCGGATGGTCAACAGATTCCGCTAAGCCAACTCGCGAACATCCGGCAAGGCAACGGCGCCGCATTCATCTATCGCGAAAACAACTCGCGCTACATCGGCGTGCAGTACAGCATAGAAGGTCGAGATCTCGAGCGCGCCGTCCGCGACGGGCAGAGAGCTGTCAAACAGGCCGTGACCCTGCCCCAGGGCTACTCGATGGAATGGGGTGGTGAGTACAGCCAATTCCTCGATGCGCGCTCCCAGATGTATTTCATCGGGCCGCTTGCGGTTGTACTGATTTTCTTGATCTTGTTCGCCCTCTACGGCAATTTCAAGTTCCCCATGACGATCGCTATTGGCGTGATTATCACCGAACCAGTCGGCGCCCTCATCGCGCTGAAGATCACAAACACGCCTTTCAGCGTTTCCTCTGTTCTGGGATTGCTCGCGTTGCTTGGCGTCTCGGTCGAGACCGCGGTGATCCTCGTTTCCTATATCAACAAGCTGCGCAAGGAAGGCCTCGAAATCCGTCCGGCAATCCGCGAAGCGTCTCTGCTGAGACTGCGCCCGATCATGATGACCGCCTTGGTTGCATGCCTCGGACTGTTGCCCGCCGCGCTCTCGACCGGTATCGGTTCGGACACGCAGAGACCGTTCGCCATCGTCATTGTTGCAGGCTTGATCTCAAGACTCTTCATTGGATTCTTCGTCAATCCTGTGCTCTATGAGATGGTCGCGCGCAAGGGCGATGTTTTACAGGTGTAG